In a genomic window of Scyliorhinus torazame isolate Kashiwa2021f chromosome 5, sScyTor2.1, whole genome shotgun sequence:
- the LOC140422169 gene encoding uncharacterized protein encodes MAKPWKCEDCGRGFRAPHELATHQRSHTGERPFTCSWCEKGFAHNGTLQRHKLIHTAERPFTCSDCGKGFPQLSQLQTHQRVHTGERPFTCSQCEKGFTQIGNLHTHQRVHTGERPFTCSQCEKGFAHNSALQRHKLIHTAERPFTCSDFGKGFPRLSQLQTHQRVHTGKSPFTCSQCEKGFAQIGSLRKHDRIHTGERPFTCSQCEKRFNDIGNLRRHERVHTGERPFTCSDCGKGFPRLAHLQRHQRLHTGERPFTCSQCEKGFTDNASLRKHERVHTGDYPFNCTVCDKGFTDIGNLRRHERVHTGERPFICSVCDMGFAKLSSLLKHNATHTKSRPFKCPDCRRGFKSSQLLMSHQRVHSEERPFSCSHCTKSFRSPSNLMKHERSHTGESPFTSPTGKRFTRSSLAEPQCHSQQ; translated from the coding sequence ATggcgaaaccatggaaatgtgaggattgtgggagggGATTTAGAGCCCCACACGAGCTGGCaacgcatcaacgcagtcacactggcgagcggcctttcacctgctcttggtgtgaaaagggattcgctcacaatggcaccctgcagagacacaaactaattcacactgcggagagaccgttcacctgctctgactgtgggaagggattccctcagttatcccagctgcagacacaccagcgggttcacactggggagaggcctttcacctgctctcagtgtgaaaagggattcactcaaattggcaacctgcatacacaccagcgagttcacactggagagaggcctttcacctgctctcagtgtgaaaagggattcgctcACAATAGCGCCCTGCAGAGACACAAACTAattcacactgcggagagaccgttcacctgctctgactttgggaagggattccctcggttatcccagctgcagacacaccagcgagttcacactggaaagagtcctttcacctgctctcagtgtgaaaagggattcgctcaaattggcagcctgcggaaacacgaccgaattcacactggagagaggcctttcacctgttctcagtgtgaaaagagattcaatgacattggcaacctgcggagacacgaacgagttcacactggggagagaccgttcacctgctctgactgtgggaagggattccctcggttagcccacctgcagagacaccagcgacttcacactggagagagacctttcacctgctctcagtgtgaaaagggattcactgacaatgccagcctgcggaaacacgaacgagttcacactggggattaTCCATTcaactgcactgtgtgtgataagggattcactgatATTGGTAACcttcggagacacgaacgagttcacaccggggagaggccattcatctgctctgtgtgtgatatgggattcgctaaattatccagcctgctgaaacacaatgccactcacaccaagagcaggccctttaaatgccctGACTGCAggcggggtttcaaaagctctcagctactgatgtcccaccagcgcgttcactctgaggagagaccgttcagctgctctcactgcacaaagagctttagatccccatccaacctgatgaaacacgagcgaagtcacaccggggagagcccgttcacctctccgactgggaaaagattcactcggtcatcacttgctgagccacaatgtcactcacagcaatga